One Triticum dicoccoides isolate Atlit2015 ecotype Zavitan chromosome 5B, WEW_v2.0, whole genome shotgun sequence genomic window carries:
- the LOC119312765 gene encoding phytosulfokine receptor 1-like isoform X1, producing the protein MATCWLLLLLWAFLWPAASAVPCHPDDLHALRGFAGDLSGGGVLLRTAWSGASCCSWEGVGCDSASGRVTVLRLPSHGLTGPIPGASLAGLVWLEELFLGSNSFVGALPDALFGLARLRKLSLASNELTGQVSSRLGELTHLILLDLSTNHFFGRLPDVFDDLTSLEHLAAHSNGFSGFLPPSLSSLSSLRELNLRNNTLSGPIARVSFSGMPLLASADFSTNYLTGWLPNSLAGCGELKSLNLANNTLVGTIPSWIGEFDHLWYLNLSNNSFVGEVPKSLLRLKGLATAGRSSGMVFTNMLLYVNDKRRALDEQPNTITGSNNTVRSGRNNSMSGNDNTVISGDNNAVSGSFNTLVCGDNNVLTGDHHVVSGSNHIVTNSYNKVSGCTNNVSGSHHTVSGSNNAVSGSNNTVSGSNHVVSGSNKIVTDD; encoded by the coding sequence ATGGCGACATGCTGGCTGCTGCTCCTCCTCTGGGCGTTCCTCTGGCCGGCGGCCAGCGCGGTGCCGTGTCACCCCGACGACCTTCACGCGCTGCGGGGCTTCGCCGGAGACCTCAGCGGCGGGGGCGTCCTGCTCCGCACCGCATGGTCCGGCGCCTCGTGCTGCAGCTGGGAAGGTGTGGGCTGCGATAGCGCCAGCGGTCGCGTCACGGTGCTGCGGCTCCCCTCGCACGGCCTCACGGGCCCCATCCCAGGAGCCTCTCTAGCGGGCCTCGTGTGGCTGGAGGAACTCTTCCTCGGCTCCAACTCTTTCGTCGGCGCCCTCCCAGACGCGCTCTTCGGCCTTGCTAGGCTGAGGAAGCTCTCCCTCGCATCCAACGAGCTCACCGGACAGGTGAGCTCACGCCTCGGCGAGCTCACACACCTCATCTTGTTGGATTTGTCCACCAACCACTTCTTCGGCCGCCTCCCGGACGTGTTCGATGATCTCACGTCGCTAGAGCATTTGGCCGCACACTCCAATGGGTTCTCCGGCTTCTTGCCGCCGTCTCTGTCATCACTATCATCTCTCCGTGAGCTCAACCTCCGGAACAACACCTTGTCCGGCCCAATTGCTCGTGTTAGCTTCTCCGGCATGCCACTTCTTGCTTCCGCTGACTTCTCCACAAACTACCTGACTGGGTGGCTCCCGAACAGCCTTGCGGGCTGTGGTGAGCTCAAGTCGCTCAACCTTGCCAACAACACATTGGTTGGCACCATCCCGTCGTGGATTGGTGAGTTTGACCACCTTTGGTACTTGAATCTCTCAAATAATTCATTCGTTGGCGAGGTACCCAAAAGTTTGTTACGGCTCAAGGGCCTCGCCACCGCGGGTCGTTCATCGGGTATGGTTTTCACTAACATGCTATTGTATGTAAATGACAAAAGAAGAGCACTCGATGAACAACCAAATACCATAACTGGAAGCAACAACACTGTGAGATCTGGGCGCAACAACAGCATGTCTGGGAATGATAATACTGTCATATCCGGAGACAACAATGCTGTCTCTGGGAGCTTCAACACCCTTGTATGTGGGGACAACAATGTTCTAACTGGTGATCACCATGTCGTATCCGGGAGCAACCATATTGTAACTAACAGCTACAATAAAGTATCTGGGTGCACCAATAATGTATCCGGGAGCCACCATACTGTATCCGGTAGCAACAATGCCGTATCTGGGAGCAACAATACGGTATCTGGGAGCAATCATGTCGTATCCGGGAGCAACAAAATCGTAACTGACGATTAA
- the LOC119312765 gene encoding DNA damage-repair/toleration protein DRT100-like isoform X2 yields the protein MATCWLLLLLWAFLWPAASAVPCHPDDLHALRGFAGDLSGGGVLLRTAWSGASCCSWEGVGCDSASGRVTVLRLPSHGLTGPIPGASLAGLVWLEELFLGSNSFVGALPDALFGLARLRKLSLASNELTGQVSSRLGELTHLILLDLSTNHFFGRLPDVFDDLTSLEHLAAHSNGFSGFLPPSLSSLSSLRELNLRNNTLSGPIARVSFSGMPLLASADFSTNYLTGWLPNSLAGCGELKSLNLANNTLVGTIPSWIEEHSMNNQIP from the exons ATGGCGACATGCTGGCTGCTGCTCCTCCTCTGGGCGTTCCTCTGGCCGGCGGCCAGCGCGGTGCCGTGTCACCCCGACGACCTTCACGCGCTGCGGGGCTTCGCCGGAGACCTCAGCGGCGGGGGCGTCCTGCTCCGCACCGCATGGTCCGGCGCCTCGTGCTGCAGCTGGGAAGGTGTGGGCTGCGATAGCGCCAGCGGTCGCGTCACGGTGCTGCGGCTCCCCTCGCACGGCCTCACGGGCCCCATCCCAGGAGCCTCTCTAGCGGGCCTCGTGTGGCTGGAGGAACTCTTCCTCGGCTCCAACTCTTTCGTCGGCGCCCTCCCAGACGCGCTCTTCGGCCTTGCTAGGCTGAGGAAGCTCTCCCTCGCATCCAACGAGCTCACCGGACAGGTGAGCTCACGCCTCGGCGAGCTCACACACCTCATCTTGTTGGATTTGTCCACCAACCACTTCTTCGGCCGCCTCCCGGACGTGTTCGATGATCTCACGTCGCTAGAGCATTTGGCCGCACACTCCAATGGGTTCTCCGGCTTCTTGCCGCCGTCTCTGTCATCACTATCATCTCTCCGTGAGCTCAACCTCCGGAACAACACCTTGTCCGGCCCAATTGCTCGTGTTAGCTTCTCCGGCATGCCACTTCTTGCTTCCGCTGACTTCTCCACAAACTACCTGACTGGGTGGCTCCCGAACAGCCTTGCGGGCTGTGGTGAGCTCAAGTCGCTCAACCTTGCCAACAACACATTGGTTGGCACCATCCCGTCGTGGATTG AAGAGCACTCGATGAACAACCAAATACCATAA